Genomic window (Fretibacterium sp. OH1220_COT-178):
TGCAACGAAACCGGCCACCCAGGCCCCCGCGATGAACCCGACGAGATATCCGAACGTGGGGTGCAGCACGTAGGCGATACCGCCACTGCCTCCGGCAAAAATGGGCAGGCCGGCAAGCCCCGCGACGACGTAGCCCGTCGCGGCAAACGCTCCGAGCCTTCGCCCCAGGATCAGCCCCGCCAGGTTCACGAAAAAAAATTGCAACGTCAGAGTGAGCATGGGCAGCGGTATCCGCATATAGGCCCCCACTGCGATCAGGGCGGAAAAAAGAGCGCACAGCACAAGTTCGCGTACAGAAAGAGTTTTTCTTCCGTTCAAGACATATCCCTCCCGAGGATCGGGGAACCCAGTCCCCCTTCGGTTGCGACAGAGCGCATCTCATATTTTGGAGGCCCTTGAGAAGGACGCACCTCATAGACCTCTCCGGAGCGCAGGACCGCCGTCTCTCCCGATCGGTCACGGACGATCAGTCCCCCACCGACATCAATATCCAACGCGTGCCCGTGGTGTTCCACCCCATCCCGAAGATAGCGGATCTCGCGTCCCAAAAGCAGGGAGCGGTCCCGATAGAGTCGCATCAGCTCCGGGGCATCGAGCCGCTCCTGATACTTCATCAAGCGTTCCGCGATTCCCGCCGCCAGACAGTCCCTGCGCACAGTTTCCGAGGAGAGGGAGCCCGCTACGTCACGGAGCTCGGGAGCAAACGCCTTCGTTTTCACATTGAGCCCTATGCCAACCACTACTGTCTCCACCGACCCGCTCTCCACATCGCTGACCGCCTCTGTGAGGATGCCGCAGATCTTGCGCTCTGCGCCGTCCTGCCCCTCCAAAAACACGTCGTTCACCCACTTGATGCGCGGGCTGGCCTCCGTCAGGCTTTCGATGGTCCGGCACACCGCAACGGCCGCCGCCACGGTCACCAGAACAAACCGCTCCATCTCGACGTGGGGCCGTAAAATCAGGCTCATGTAAAGCCCCGTACCAGCAGGAGAAAAGAACGAGCGCCCTCTCCGACCGCGCCCGGCCGTCTGGCTGTCCGCGACGATCAGCGTACCGTGCTCCGCTCCGGAAAGCGCCAGCTCCTTCGCATAGGTGTTGGTCGAACCCACAGAAGCAAGACAGATGATGCGGCGAATCGGAGCCCCCTTCGAGAGCCGAGCTCGAATCCCCTCCTCGGTCAGCACGTCGCTGCCCGCCTCAAGACGATACCCCCTGCGCGGCGCCGCCCCAATTTTGTGCCCCTCATTCCGCAGGGCCTTCACCGCCTTCCAGACCGAGACCCGCGAGACAAAAAGCCGTTCCGCAATAAACTCGCCGGACAAATTCTCGCCCCGGTGTTCTTCCAGCAATCTCAAGACGTCCTCTCGGATCGCCATCGCTTCTTCCCTCGCTTTCTGGCTTCCGAAGAAAAGGTATACCACAGCGAGGAATTATTGTAAACCCAAAAACACATTTTATGGGTTACAATTCTTCCCTTCCTTTAACAGACCCTTAAAGAAACACAAGGGGGTATCTCGACATCTTTCGGATGCGCTACAATAGCCAATAGCGAAGACGGAAAGGCTCAGAGAGCTAAAAACGCTCTCATGAATTTGCACGCCGCCGGAAGGCGGTCCAGCGTCTCCCTCCGCTTTCGGTGATTTTCTTGATCCGTCGGAAGGAACCGTCAAAAAAAGGAACAAGGAGTGGAATTCGTGCCTCAAGGAAAGAGAATCCTCGCCCTCGCAGTTCTCTCGCTGTCCGCATGGGGCGTCTGGTATGCGTTTTTCAGAGAAAAGCCGGTCGTTTACGACCTCCAGACCGAACAGGCCGCGATGGGCGACATCACTGCAACGGTGACCGCCAGCGGCAGGATGAACGCCATTTCCGTGGTGGAGATCGGCACACAGGTCTCGGGAACGGTCCGGGAAATTTACGTGGACTACAACTCGCCCGTCAGCGCCGACCAGCTCATCGCCATGATCGATCCTACCATCCTGAAACTTCAGCTGAGCGAGCTTCAGGCCAACCTTGCAGTTGCCAGAGCAGGAGTCGAGAGCGCCGGGGCGGCTCTCTCGGATGGAGAACGCAAACTGAAGCGCAATCGCGAGCTTTATGCCCGCAAACTCATTGCGAAAAGTGAGCTCGAGGAGAGCGAGACGGGCGTACAGATGAAGCGGGCGCTCCTTCGGGAGGCCCGATCCCGGGTCTCCCAGGCGGAGGCGGCGGTCGCGCGGGGTCGGACCAACCTGAACCATACCCGCATCGTATCCCCGGTGAACGGCGTAGTCGTCTCCCGCAAGGTGGACGTCGGCCAGACGGTCGCCGCCAGCTTCCAGACTCCGACCCTATTCAGCATCGCGCAGGACCTCACAAAAATGCAGATCGACACCAACGTCGATGAGGCCGATATCGGGCGCGTGGCGGAGGGACAGAGCGTCTCTTTTCGGGTTGACGCCTTCCCGGAGGAGACTTTCGAAGGACGGGTCGTCCAGGTTCGCATCGCTCCGCAGACCGTAGATAATGTGGTCACTTATACTGTGGTCATCCACGTCGACAACGGCGAGCTGAAGCTGAAGCCCGGGATGACCGCCAACGTCTCCATCGAAACCTCGAGGCGGAAGAACGTTCTGAGAGTCCCCGCAGCGGCTTTGCGATTCTCGCCGCCGCAGCCGCTGCTTGAACAGACGTCTCCGGACCGTTCCGGCCCCCGCTCCAGGCCCGCTCCCAACGAGGGCTTCGTATGGAGCG
Coding sequences:
- a CDS encoding biotin transporter BioY, with amino-acid sequence MNGRKTLSVRELVLCALFSALIAVGAYMRIPLPMLTLTLQFFFVNLAGLILGRRLGAFAATGYVVAGLAGLPIFAGGSGGIAYVLHPTFGYLVGFIAGAWVAGFVAERLRPGFKTWMIAGLANLVVLYAMGMAYYYPITNYYVGTPFGVKALFYYCFLVPLPGDLLKCLLGAVVAERLRHMLPDLSFARSDGRLDL
- a CDS encoding biotin--[acetyl-CoA-carboxylase] ligase, which gives rise to MRLLEEHRGENLSGEFIAERLFVSRVSVWKAVKALRNEGHKIGAAPRRGYRLEAGSDVLTEEGIRARLSKGAPIRRIICLASVGSTNTYAKELALSGAEHGTLIVADSQTAGRGRRGRSFFSPAGTGLYMSLILRPHVEMERFVLVTVAAAVAVCRTIESLTEASPRIKWVNDVFLEGQDGAERKICGILTEAVSDVESGSVETVVVGIGLNVKTKAFAPELRDVAGSLSSETVRRDCLAAGIAERLMKYQERLDAPELMRLYRDRSLLLGREIRYLRDGVEHHGHALDIDVGGGLIVRDRSGETAVLRSGEVYEVRPSQGPPKYEMRSVATEGGLGSPILGRDMS
- a CDS encoding efflux RND transporter periplasmic adaptor subunit gives rise to the protein MPQGKRILALAVLSLSAWGVWYAFFREKPVVYDLQTEQAAMGDITATVTASGRMNAISVVEIGTQVSGTVREIYVDYNSPVSADQLIAMIDPTILKLQLSELQANLAVARAGVESAGAALSDGERKLKRNRELYARKLIAKSELEESETGVQMKRALLREARSRVSQAEAAVARGRTNLNHTRIVSPVNGVVVSRKVDVGQTVAASFQTPTLFSIAQDLTKMQIDTNVDEADIGRVAEGQSVSFRVDAFPEETFEGRVVQVRIAPQTVDNVVTYTVVIHVDNGELKLKPGMTANVSIETSRRKNVLRVPAAALRFSPPQPLLEQTSPDRSGPRSRPAPNEGFVWSARDGKLERKIAIVTGITDNRWVEVLSGDIGSGDTLVINALVPGTPRSPGRRPF